The Anolis carolinensis isolate JA03-04 chromosome 2, rAnoCar3.1.pri, whole genome shotgun sequence genome has a window encoding:
- the ubtd2 gene encoding ubiquitin domain-containing protein 2 isoform X1 — translation MGGCVGSHHDSSGSLNENSDGTGVALGRNQPLKKEKPKWKSDYPMTDGQLRSKRDEFWDTAPAFEGRKEIWDALKAAAHAFENNDHELAQAIIDGANITLPHGSLTECYDELGNRYQLPVYCLAPPINMIEEKGDLETLDIPDLPPNSGHECQLRLRLSTGKDLKLVVRSMDTVYHMKRRLHTAEGVEPSSQRWFFSGRPLADKMKLEELKIPRDYVVQVIVSQPLTKPIPVEN, via the exons TTGCACTAGGTCGTAATCAGCCCCTGAAAAAGGAGAAACCAAAATGGAAAAGTGATTATCCAATGACAGATGGACAGCTGCGCAGCAAGAGAGATGAATTTTGGGACACTGCACCTGCTTTTGAAGGCCGCAAAGAAATCTGGGATGCCTTGAAGGCCGCAGCACATGCATTTGAGAACAATGACCATGAACTAGCACAAGCAATCATTGATGGTGCAAACATCACATTACCCCATG GTTCTCTTACAGAGTGCTATGACGAACTGGGAAACAGATACCAGCTTCCTGTCTACTGCCTTGCTCCCCCCATCAACATGATAGAAGAAAAGGGTGACCTAGAGACTCTGGATATTCCAGATCTGCCCCCAAACTCCGGTCATGAATGCCAGCTTCGTTTACGCCTCTCAACAGGCAAAGACCTCAAACTTGTAGTCCGCAGTATGGACACTGTGTATCACATGAAGAGGAGACTACACACAGCAGAGGGTGTGGAGCCCAGCAGTCAGCGGTGGTTTTTCTCAGGCAGGCCACTAGCAGACAAAATGAAACTGGAAGAACTAAAAATACCAAGGGACTACGTGGTGCAAGTCATTGTAAGCCAGCCGTTAACAAAGCCCATCCCAGTGGAGAACTGA